One Clostridiales bacterium genomic window, GTGCGTTCGTCTCGGTGCCGCGCCCGTCATCCTTTCTGGTGGGGACTCGGCGTTTTCTCGCGGAGAGACGGTCGCGGACACCGCGCGCGTGCTTGAGCGCTACTGCGACGCCATTGTGTTCAGGACGTTTGCGCACGCAAAGGTCGAAGAGGTGGCGAAGTGGGCGAGGGTTCCGGTCATCAACTCGCTTTCCGACGACCACCATCCCTGCCAGGGTCTGGCGGACCTCCTCACGATCCGGGAGCACCTCGGCCGCCTCGAGGGTGTGGTCTTTGCCTACGTTGGTGACGGCAACAACATGGCGCACACGTACCTGCACGCGGGTGCGCTCACTGGCATGGATGTTCGCATCGCCACGCCACAGCGGTTCGAGCCTGACGCGAGCGTAGTCGCGCACGCCAAGCAGTTGGCCGAGACACACGGTGCTCGCGTATGGGTGGGGCACGACCCGTTCGAAGCGGTGCGCGGCGCGGATATTGTCGCGACCGACACGTGGGCGTCGATGGGGCAAGAGGGCGAGCACGCCGAGCGGCTGGCCGCGTTTGAGCCCTACCGGGTCGACGCTGACCTGATGTCGGCCGCCGGACGCGGCGCACGGTTCATGCACTGCCTGCCGGCGCACCGTGGCGAAGAGGTGACGGGCGAGGTCATAGACGGGCCGGCGTCGATCGTGTTCGATGAGGCGGAAAACCGGCTGCACGCGCAGCTCGCGTTGCTCAAGCTGCTGCTCAGCTAGGTTTCATGGACGAGGAAGAACGGGGAGGTCGATTGGAACTCATGAAGAAGCGGACCAAGAGGCAAGAGGTGATCAGGACGATCGTGCGGGCGGAGCGGGTGCGCACGCAGCGGGACCTCGTTGAGCATCTCAAGGAACGAGGCTTCAGCTGCACCCAAGCGACGGTCTCGCGAGATGTCACCGAGATGGGACTCAAAAAGCTGCCCGAGGGTGTATACGTGCTCGCCGAGGATCTTCACTTGCAGCGGATGATCTCAGAACTCGTAACGGGAGTCGTCCACACCGGCAACCTCGTGCTCGTCAAGGCATCGCCCGGAACCGCGCCCGGTGTCGCGGCGGCGCTCGACCGTGCGGAGCTGTCGGATGTGCTTGGATCGATAGCGGGCGATGACACGATTCTGATCATCGTCCAAGACGAGACGGCTGCCGGTACGCTTGTCGACGCCATCAAGAAGTTTCGGGGCATCGAGTAGGGCGCGTCACCGCGCCGTGAACATATCGCCGGTTTCCGGCACGGATGGAAGGGTTTCATATGGTTCGGGAGAAATGCGTACTGGCCTATTCCGGAGGACTCGACACGTCCGTCGCTATCCAGTGGATTCGGGAGAACCACGATGTCGATGTGGTGGCCCTCGCCATCGACGTGGGCCAGGAGCGTCAGGATCTCGAGTTCGTGCGGAAGAAGGCGCTCGACATCGGAGCGGTCGATTCGATCGTGAAGGATGTGCGCGAGGAGTACGTGGAGGAGTACCTGAGCCGTGCCCTCAAGGCCAACGCGCTCTACGAGAACAAGTACCCGCTCGTCTCGGCTCTGTCGCGTCCGATCATCGTCAAGCATCTCGTAGAGGAGGCGCACCGGTGCCAGGCCCGCTACATTGCTCACGGGTGCACCGGCAAAGGTAACGACCAGGTGCGTTTCGAGGTAGGAATCGCGGCCCTCGACCCCGATCTCGAGGTGATCGCGCCGGTGCGCGAGTGGGAGCTAAAGACCCGCGAACAGGAAATGGTCTACGCCGAGGAGCGCGGTATCCCCGTGCCCACCACCAAGTCCTCGCCGTACTCGATCGACGACAACCTCTGGGGACGGGCCATTGAGTGCGGCATCTTGGAAGATCCGTGGGTCGAACCGCCAGCCGATATCTACACGCTCACGGCCGATTCGCGCGGCAACGAGTGCGATGAGCCCGAGTATGCCGAGATCAGCTTCGCGCAAGGCATTCCGGTCGCGCTCGACGGCGAGCGGTGCAGCTTCCATGACATCATCGAGCGCATGAACGAACTAGCTGGCAGGCACGGGTTCGGCCGCATCGACATGATCGAGAACCGGCTCATCGGCGTGAAGTCCCGCGAGATATACGAGGTGCCGGGAGCGCTCACTCTCATCACCGCCCACAAGGCGCTCGAGGATCTCTGCCTGGAGCGCGAGGTGCTCCACTACAAACTCGGCGTGGAGCAGAAGTGGGCCGAGCTCGTCTACAACGGCATGTGGTTCTCGCCGCTCAAAGAGGCGCTCGACGGTTTCATCGACACCACCCAGCAGCTAGTGACCGGCGATGTGCGGCTGCGTTTCTTCAAGGGAAGCTGCGTGACGGTGGGACGCCGCAGTCCGTACTCGCTCTACGACTACAATCTCGCCACCTACGACGAGGCCGACACCTTCGATCACACCGCTGCCAAAGGATTCATCCATCTGCATGGACTGCCGGTGAAGGTCTGGGCGCGCCAGCGTCGCAAGGTAGGCAAGGAAGGCGAGGTCTAACTCCGTGACAGACGCGAAAAAGCCATGGGGCGGACGTTTTGAGCGGTCCCCGAGCCGGTTCCTCGACGAGTTCGGCGCCTCGCTGCCGGTCGACAAGCGCATGTGGGCTGAGGACATCACCGGCTCGATCGCGCACGCACGGATGCTTGCGCGCCAGAACATCATCTCCGAGGCGGACGCCGAGGCGATCGAAGCCGGTCTTTCGGAGATATACCGCGAGATCCGCGACGGCGCGTTTCAGTTCGACGTGGCCGACGAAGACATCCACATGGCGATCGAGCGCGCCCTTACTGAGCGCATCGGTCCTGCGGGTGGTCGGCTCCATACGGGGCGCAGCCGCAACGATCAGGTCGCGCTCGACACGCGCATGTATGCCAAGCGGCAGGCCGTAGAGCTCGTGCGGGCTCTCGTCGCGCTTCGCGGAACACTCGTTTCGGTGGCCGAGGCCAACGCAGACGTCATCATGCCGGGCTACACTCATCTCCAGAAGGCCCAGCCGATACTCTTCAGCCACCACGTGCTCGCATACTCGTGGATGTTTACGCGCGATACGGCGAGGGTGCGTGCGGCGTACGAGGCGGCCGACGAGTGCCCGCTCGGAAGCGCTGCGCTTGCGGGCACCACGTTTTCCGTGGACCGCCGGTTTATCGCAGAGCATCTCGGATTCGCCGCGGTGATTCCAAATTCGCTGGACGCGGTGTCCGATCGCGACTTCCTGCTCGACCTAACCTATGCGTGCACCGTGACCATGGTGCACTTGTCGCGCATCTGCGAGGAACTCATCTTGTGGTCCACCGAGGAGTTCGGCTTTGTCACGATGGATGACGCTCACTCCACGGGTTCAAGCATCATGCCGCAGAAGAAGAACCCCGACTTCGCTGAGCTCACGCGAGGCAAGAGCGGTCGAGTGATTGGCGATCTCGTAGGGTTGCTCACCATGCTCAAAGGGCTTCCGCTCGCCTACAACAAAGATATGCAGGAGGACAAGGCGGGCGCCT contains:
- the argH gene encoding argininosuccinate lyase, producing MTDAKKPWGGRFERSPSRFLDEFGASLPVDKRMWAEDITGSIAHARMLARQNIISEADAEAIEAGLSEIYREIRDGAFQFDVADEDIHMAIERALTERIGPAGGRLHTGRSRNDQVALDTRMYAKRQAVELVRALVALRGTLVSVAEANADVIMPGYTHLQKAQPILFSHHVLAYSWMFTRDTARVRAAYEAADECPLGSAALAGTTFSVDRRFIAEHLGFAAVIPNSLDAVSDRDFLLDLTYACTVTMVHLSRICEELILWSTEEFGFVTMDDAHSTGSSIMPQKKNPDFAELTRGKSGRVIGDLVGLLTMLKGLPLAYNKDMQEDKAGAFDAIDTTLDCLTVVDGILSSMRVNGERMRAAAHGGFMAATDLADHLAGVGVPFREAHEVIGALVCALERDGRTLQDLTAEEFAAIHPSLKESGSDVVDIRKVVARRASEGGTGHGPVSRQMVHVGEALSLDAEWLKRAAEG
- a CDS encoding argininosuccinate synthase, translated to MVREKCVLAYSGGLDTSVAIQWIRENHDVDVVALAIDVGQERQDLEFVRKKALDIGAVDSIVKDVREEYVEEYLSRALKANALYENKYPLVSALSRPIIVKHLVEEAHRCQARYIAHGCTGKGNDQVRFEVGIAALDPDLEVIAPVREWELKTREQEMVYAEERGIPVPTTKSSPYSIDDNLWGRAIECGILEDPWVEPPADIYTLTADSRGNECDEPEYAEISFAQGIPVALDGERCSFHDIIERMNELAGRHGFGRIDMIENRLIGVKSREIYEVPGALTLITAHKALEDLCLEREVLHYKLGVEQKWAELVYNGMWFSPLKEALDGFIDTTQQLVTGDVRLRFFKGSCVTVGRRSPYSLYDYNLATYDEADTFDHTAAKGFIHLHGLPVKVWARQRRKVGKEGEV
- a CDS encoding arginine repressor — translated: MELMKKRTKRQEVIRTIVRAERVRTQRDLVEHLKERGFSCTQATVSRDVTEMGLKKLPEGVYVLAEDLHLQRMISELVTGVVHTGNLVLVKASPGTAPGVAAALDRAELSDVLGSIAGDDTILIIVQDETAAGTLVDAIKKFRGIE
- the argF gene encoding ornithine carbamoyltransferase, with the protein product MSKALSGRDLLTLADLSADEIALVLDTALEEKAAWAAGVRAAPLAGASVAIVFEKPSVRTRVSFEVACVRLGAAPVILSGGDSAFSRGETVADTARVLERYCDAIVFRTFAHAKVEEVAKWARVPVINSLSDDHHPCQGLADLLTIREHLGRLEGVVFAYVGDGNNMAHTYLHAGALTGMDVRIATPQRFEPDASVVAHAKQLAETHGARVWVGHDPFEAVRGADIVATDTWASMGQEGEHAERLAAFEPYRVDADLMSAAGRGARFMHCLPAHRGEEVTGEVIDGPASIVFDEAENRLHAQLALLKLLLS